One Neorhodopirellula lusitana genomic window carries:
- the pyrF gene encoding orotidine-5'-phosphate decarboxylase produces the protein MPNSSPASFATRLNQAIADTGSVTCVGLDPRKASLPAPLRDNIQGDRPESWAAAYTQFCCEIIDVVKGIVPCVKPQAAFFEQLGPAGMVSLGEVIRYASAAGLVVITDGKRNDIGSTATAYADAYLGSPTHPGPWGSDSLTVSPYLGRDSIEPFVETCDARGGGIFVLVKTSNPGGGFLQDLKSGDQTIYQTVAGLVTELNTERLDADGYGPIGAVVGATYPAQLAELRQAMPHSILLVPGFGAQGGAADDVKPALDQNGRGAVVNSSRGIIFAHSRPEFAQKFGDANWHDAVRAATEEMNQQLRG, from the coding sequence ATGCCCAATTCTTCCCCAGCCAGCTTTGCCACTCGACTGAATCAGGCGATCGCCGACACCGGATCGGTGACCTGCGTGGGCCTGGACCCGCGAAAGGCATCGCTTCCAGCCCCACTTCGCGACAACATTCAAGGCGATCGGCCTGAAAGCTGGGCCGCTGCTTATACCCAGTTCTGCTGCGAAATCATTGATGTCGTCAAAGGGATCGTGCCCTGCGTGAAGCCCCAGGCCGCCTTCTTCGAACAACTGGGGCCCGCCGGAATGGTCTCGCTAGGCGAAGTCATCCGGTACGCGTCCGCCGCCGGCCTGGTTGTCATCACCGACGGAAAACGCAACGACATCGGCAGCACCGCGACCGCCTACGCCGACGCCTATCTCGGCAGCCCCACCCATCCGGGCCCCTGGGGCAGCGATTCATTGACGGTCAGTCCGTACTTGGGACGCGACAGCATCGAGCCTTTCGTGGAAACCTGCGACGCTCGCGGTGGCGGCATCTTCGTCCTGGTGAAAACCTCCAACCCGGGTGGCGGCTTCCTGCAAGATCTGAAATCGGGCGACCAAACGATCTACCAGACCGTCGCTGGCCTGGTGACCGAACTGAACACCGAGCGGCTCGACGCCGACGGCTACGGCCCAATCGGTGCAGTTGTCGGAGCAACGTATCCTGCCCAGCTTGCCGAACTCCGCCAGGCGATGCCACACAGCATCCTGCTGGTCCCCGGCTTTGGCGCCCAAGGTGGAGCGGCCGACGACGTGAAGCCGGCTCTGGACCAAAACGGCCGTGGCGCGGTCGTCAACAGTTCTCGCGGCATCATCTTCGCCCACAGCCGTCCTGAATTCGCTCAAAAGTTTGGCGATGCGAACTGGCATGACGCCGTTCGAGCAGCAACGGAAGAGATGAACCAGCAACTCCGGGGCTAG
- a CDS encoding MBL fold metallo-hydrolase — MEVISLQSGSSGNCVFVRIGQTRLLFDAGISGRKTQSRLALHGHDVHDVDALVISHDHSDHIAALGPLHRRFGLPVYLTRPTHRVVSKKPRTGELSDVRHFQAGQTLEFPGVTVHTIPTAHDAVDGVCFVVEDLESGTRFGLMMDLGHCFRGLSDWIGDLDAIMIESNYDLPMLRDGFYPRHLKERIHGKGGHLSNDDASKLVRDHAGQRLQWVCLAHLSDENNTPELAVKTCRAQVPASVQIHCADRYDTTEPMLIRSPKILAKRSSSAKPGVRIQKAASEQFLFS, encoded by the coding sequence ATGGAAGTCATCTCACTGCAATCTGGAAGCAGCGGCAATTGCGTGTTTGTTCGTATCGGGCAAACACGCTTGCTGTTTGACGCCGGCATCAGCGGGCGGAAGACACAATCTCGCTTGGCCTTGCACGGCCATGATGTGCATGACGTCGACGCATTGGTGATTTCGCACGACCACAGCGATCACATCGCTGCTCTCGGGCCGCTGCATCGCCGATTCGGTTTGCCGGTTTATCTAACCCGTCCGACCCACCGGGTTGTTTCAAAGAAACCACGCACCGGCGAGTTATCCGATGTCCGGCATTTCCAAGCGGGCCAGACCTTGGAGTTTCCTGGCGTCACGGTCCACACGATCCCGACCGCCCACGATGCGGTGGATGGCGTGTGTTTCGTCGTCGAAGATCTCGAAAGTGGGACTCGCTTCGGCTTGATGATGGATCTCGGCCACTGCTTTCGTGGCCTCAGTGACTGGATCGGTGATCTGGATGCGATCATGATCGAGAGCAACTACGATTTGCCGATGCTGCGAGACGGCTTTTATCCACGCCATCTGAAGGAGCGGATTCACGGCAAGGGAGGTCACTTGTCCAACGACGACGCTTCCAAGTTGGTTCGCGACCATGCCGGGCAGCGACTGCAGTGGGTGTGCTTGGCTCACCTTTCGGACGAGAACAACACACCGGAATTGGCCGTCAAAACTTGCCGAGCTCAAGTGCCTGCGAGCGTGCAGATTCATTGTGCCGATCGCTACGACACCACTGAACCGATGCTGATTCGCAGCCCCAAAATTCTGGCGAAGCGAAGCTCCAGTGCGAAACCGGGCGTCCGGATTCAGAAAGCGGCTAGCGAGCAGTTCCTGTTTAGCTAA
- a CDS encoding tetratricopeptide repeat protein, which produces MNLFRHRIETRYRRRCLIAIVASVIIAPQMGCRAIVKFGESRQSVAARRLSRQGLKAARQGDWKVAETLYSEALDVSSNNDAAHRGLAETLWQRGLTEDAVKHLRQAVQLSAGDPKHLQRLGRMYLEMGRVEEAARQCEIALQSDREWAAAWALWGDLEAAQNRHDSALAAYHRALSLQPDYPYVQLQAAEIYHQQGRQDRLLATLDRYHPSQAASTSQMDGRLAIGRADLLRGLAMRDLGRHEEATQYLIAAAQKNPADVTARLQLAASAISSGQTSSAQAWLAQAMQIDPEAVAASGWVRSGIATEMPTGLESDAITMTLTDEMIERSRIAIAPNGEEKR; this is translated from the coding sequence GTGAACCTCTTCCGCCACCGCATCGAGACCCGCTATCGCCGAAGGTGTCTGATCGCCATCGTCGCGAGCGTGATCATTGCGCCCCAAATGGGGTGCCGAGCGATCGTCAAATTCGGCGAAAGTCGCCAGTCCGTGGCAGCTCGCCGATTGTCGCGCCAGGGACTGAAGGCGGCTCGCCAGGGCGACTGGAAAGTGGCGGAAACCCTGTACAGCGAAGCGCTTGACGTTTCGAGTAATAATGACGCGGCTCACCGAGGCTTGGCTGAAACGCTCTGGCAGCGAGGACTAACCGAAGACGCCGTCAAACACCTTCGCCAGGCCGTGCAGTTGAGTGCCGGTGATCCCAAGCATTTGCAGCGTTTGGGGCGAATGTACCTAGAAATGGGACGCGTCGAAGAGGCGGCTCGGCAATGTGAAATCGCTCTTCAGTCGGATCGAGAATGGGCCGCCGCATGGGCTTTGTGGGGCGATTTGGAGGCGGCACAAAATCGCCACGACTCGGCGTTGGCGGCTTATCACCGGGCCTTGTCGCTGCAGCCGGATTACCCGTATGTGCAATTGCAGGCCGCGGAAATCTATCACCAACAAGGGCGACAGGATCGTTTGCTAGCAACGCTGGACCGCTATCATCCCAGCCAGGCGGCTTCCACCAGCCAAATGGACGGGCGTCTGGCAATCGGCCGGGCGGATTTGTTGCGAGGCCTGGCGATGCGTGACCTGGGCCGTCACGAGGAAGCGACACAGTACTTGATTGCGGCGGCGCAGAAAAACCCAGCGGACGTGACTGCTCGATTGCAATTGGCCGCTTCCGCGATTTCCAGCGGCCAGACCTCATCGGCTCAGGCTTGGCTGGCCCAGGCGATGCAAATCGACCCCGAGGCGGTCGCTGCGTCGGGTTGGGTTCGATCAGGGATCGCCACCGAGATGCCCACTGGGCTGGAGAGCGATGCGATCACCATGACGTTAACGGACGAAATGATCGAGCGATCTCGAATTGCGATCGCACCCAACGGGGAAGAAAAACGCTAA
- a CDS encoding Ig-like domain-containing protein has protein sequence MKNLRRLLRSVSPTPSRQHSEFGQGSEDRSRGSRSSKGRNQRTSKRRLLSESLEDRQLLAGDVGASIEPSEDVAVEVAAAHNYWNAYDVDNSGAVTPLDALKVINHLNSLNAEGEAPALNAEFTGFVDVNSDHNVTALDALMVINELNAEGEAIPSDYTVGYQITPRNLDDSLLTDVGDYDSVFGLQSDIYEISEGVPFKIEIATQDNRGIFDATGVFQAVVDVLVDQTGVLVPAVGEIQGAILPPTIFDSASADGTVEFSYDGSADIYSISVDQLLTSDGTAISATAVQAEITKAIIDLNSLVVDGSEIDVSVAFSQTTGLTYEVSYNAVDFANLEIPTLRTRLTTTSGEQAVQILEENLYLTDGSFNSELLVTRYELFMRNHTTRSSENGGLGPEIYGQLTDGSFITDMNGIDKFDEIRVLGPNQFLGGTNNPAIPNFSTATYYDTLSIPVVAIKAATNVTVRAELLPERTGAASGTDDEPVLIYGADPETGDAVPGSQILFSSDAQFMLNVIGTESGLTADDTTATILEDAAETEIADLSDDGLITIIDGGTDVTIVSAVASGGRGTTRIDGDTIFYTPDADDNGTVEIVYTASNEDNGTGGSDTGTITVTITPQNDAPTIPATVAASTNENTAVSIDVAGEASDIDGDTLTASVANSTPSDGSVSIVAGNVLYTPNTGFNGTDSFTVDVTDGTETVTTTVNVTVNNVVSAPIAGDKIETAVDEAAQTITVDLSALVTADPDDTISFDIVSQATGLGVATISGTDLILTLGADDNGTGDVVYRATGTTGSDTGTISFTVNPINDAPTLGVIADQVVEENSSIDINLLTAAADVDGDTLTAVVVTQGTKGVATVNGGVVTYTPNTDELGDDSIVVRVIDGNGGESSTQTIDITITDVILAPVAGPGSLTAVEDGPDVTLELRPLVNAQAGVVSFTFTQPDKGSAVVSSTGTLTYTPDADSNGQTTLTYTATNAVGSSTGTITINITATADAPVLGAISDQTVNENSFVDIDLAAFGSDADGDALIAAVVTQGSKGTATTTGSVVRYTPGTDLLGDDSIEVQVSDGNGGVSSTQTININITDVVLAPVAGDGTLAAVEDGPNVTLDLRPLVNAQAGTVTFVITQPTDSKGTASVDSTGTLNYNPDADSNGQATLTYTATNAIGSSTGTITINITATNDAPIAVNDVTDVVKNGSVQIAVLGNDTPNPGGESDTITVSVESGDEPSDGTVTITNNVVTYTPDADFIGTDSFTYTVSDGNGGTDTATVTITVLDFETSTVSGQLFKDSDGSGSLDSNEIALGGVPVRLVSQSVNAAGLLVDLTVFTDLDGNYEFTDVPPGDYEIQYDLHEGMEIGGNGASGVIPITVVGGAAGSADAVVSENFEITNVGTFRASSRSNASTNPGTENLPEGVTADELSFFLFAYNEDTGEYTQSGFNVGADFEGVEFIELAFNSARDEALLTVVNADGSVQTAVVNSNQLQVTNNGTRAQLYGDLEDFAPFFQNPTDTSDFAAYGKAVDAYFGSTTT, from the coding sequence ATGAAAAATCTGCGTCGCCTCCTTCGCAGCGTGAGCCCCACACCATCACGCCAACACTCTGAATTCGGTCAGGGAAGCGAAGACCGGTCACGTGGTTCCCGCAGCTCCAAGGGCCGGAACCAACGCACCAGCAAACGACGCCTTTTGAGCGAATCGCTCGAAGATCGACAGCTTTTAGCCGGCGACGTCGGTGCGTCGATCGAACCGAGCGAAGATGTTGCCGTTGAAGTTGCTGCTGCCCACAATTACTGGAATGCATACGACGTCGATAACAGCGGAGCCGTCACGCCACTCGACGCTTTGAAGGTGATCAACCACCTCAATTCGTTAAACGCTGAAGGCGAAGCTCCCGCGTTGAACGCCGAATTTACTGGATTTGTCGACGTTAATAGCGACCATAACGTGACGGCCTTGGACGCGTTGATGGTGATCAATGAACTCAACGCGGAAGGCGAAGCCATCCCGAGTGATTACACCGTCGGGTATCAAATCACTCCACGAAACCTAGACGACTCCCTACTGACTGACGTTGGCGACTACGACAGTGTCTTTGGGTTGCAGTCCGACATTTACGAAATCAGCGAAGGCGTCCCCTTCAAGATTGAAATTGCGACCCAGGACAATCGAGGCATCTTTGATGCGACGGGCGTATTCCAGGCGGTCGTCGACGTGCTCGTTGACCAAACTGGTGTCTTGGTCCCCGCAGTAGGCGAAATCCAAGGTGCGATTTTGCCGCCTACGATTTTCGATTCAGCAAGTGCTGATGGCACCGTCGAATTTTCCTACGACGGTTCGGCCGACATCTATTCGATCTCCGTCGACCAGTTGCTGACGAGCGATGGCACTGCAATCAGTGCAACGGCCGTTCAAGCTGAAATCACAAAAGCAATCATTGACCTGAACTCGCTCGTTGTTGATGGCAGCGAGATTGATGTATCGGTTGCATTTTCGCAAACCACCGGACTGACCTACGAAGTCAGCTACAACGCGGTTGACTTTGCGAATCTGGAAATCCCGACGCTTCGCACACGATTGACCACTACCAGCGGCGAGCAAGCTGTTCAAATCCTGGAGGAGAACCTCTACCTGACTGACGGTTCCTTCAACTCCGAACTGCTGGTGACCCGCTATGAATTGTTCATGCGAAACCACACCACGCGATCGAGCGAGAACGGTGGACTCGGCCCAGAAATCTACGGCCAACTGACGGACGGTTCGTTTATCACGGACATGAACGGCATTGATAAATTTGACGAGATCCGCGTCCTCGGCCCCAACCAGTTCCTCGGTGGTACAAACAACCCAGCGATTCCGAACTTCAGCACAGCAACCTACTACGACACGCTTAGCATTCCTGTCGTTGCCATCAAGGCGGCTACCAATGTTACCGTCCGAGCTGAACTGCTTCCCGAACGAACCGGGGCAGCATCCGGAACTGACGATGAGCCCGTTTTGATCTACGGTGCCGATCCTGAAACAGGTGACGCGGTACCGGGCTCTCAGATCCTATTCAGTTCAGACGCTCAATTCATGCTGAATGTGATCGGCACCGAATCGGGTCTCACAGCGGACGACACGACAGCCACCATCCTCGAAGATGCCGCTGAAACAGAAATCGCTGACCTTTCCGATGACGGCCTGATCACCATCATCGACGGCGGCACCGACGTCACGATCGTCTCGGCCGTTGCCAGCGGCGGTCGCGGAACGACACGAATTGATGGCGACACAATTTTCTACACCCCCGACGCTGACGACAACGGCACCGTTGAAATCGTCTACACCGCTAGCAACGAAGACAACGGCACCGGCGGAAGTGACACGGGCACCATCACGGTCACGATCACACCACAAAATGACGCCCCGACGATTCCAGCGACCGTGGCGGCATCCACCAATGAAAACACCGCTGTTAGCATCGACGTTGCCGGAGAAGCAAGCGACATCGACGGCGACACGCTGACCGCTTCCGTTGCCAATTCAACACCATCCGACGGCTCAGTGTCGATCGTAGCGGGCAACGTTCTTTACACTCCCAACACTGGCTTCAACGGCACAGACTCCTTCACCGTCGATGTCACTGACGGTACGGAAACCGTGACCACCACAGTTAACGTTACCGTCAACAATGTCGTCTCGGCTCCGATCGCTGGCGACAAGATAGAAACCGCCGTTGACGAAGCAGCCCAAACGATCACGGTCGACTTGTCCGCTCTGGTCACCGCCGACCCGGACGACACAATCAGCTTCGACATCGTTTCGCAAGCCACAGGCCTGGGTGTTGCCACGATCAGCGGCACCGATTTGATCCTAACATTGGGTGCAGACGACAACGGAACCGGCGACGTCGTTTACCGAGCCACTGGCACCACCGGTTCAGACACTGGCACGATCAGCTTTACGGTCAACCCAATCAACGATGCTCCAACGCTGGGAGTAATCGCTGATCAAGTCGTCGAAGAGAATTCGAGCATCGACATCAACCTGCTTACCGCCGCTGCGGATGTCGATGGCGACACACTGACCGCCGTAGTCGTAACCCAAGGCACCAAGGGTGTGGCAACCGTCAATGGCGGCGTCGTCACCTACACGCCTAACACCGATGAGCTGGGCGATGACTCGATCGTCGTTCGAGTCATCGACGGCAATGGTGGAGAATCTTCCACGCAAACGATCGACATCACCATCACGGATGTGATCTTGGCCCCCGTCGCAGGCCCAGGCTCCTTGACCGCGGTGGAAGATGGCCCAGACGTCACCCTGGAACTGCGACCGCTTGTCAATGCACAAGCGGGAGTAGTGAGTTTTACCTTCACCCAGCCTGATAAGGGCTCGGCCGTGGTCAGTTCGACAGGCACCTTGACCTACACTCCGGATGCGGACTCCAACGGTCAAACCACTTTGACCTACACGGCAACCAACGCGGTCGGTAGCAGCACCGGCACAATCACAATCAACATCACCGCAACCGCAGACGCACCAGTACTGGGTGCGATCTCAGATCAAACGGTCAACGAGAATTCGTTCGTCGATATCGACTTGGCCGCGTTCGGCTCGGATGCTGACGGAGACGCACTCATCGCCGCGGTTGTGACCCAAGGCTCCAAGGGAACAGCGACCACGACCGGCAGTGTCGTTCGTTACACTCCCGGCACCGACCTGCTGGGCGACGACTCGATCGAAGTCCAGGTTTCCGACGGAAATGGTGGCGTATCGTCCACTCAAACGATCAACATCAACATCACCGACGTGGTGCTTGCCCCGGTCGCTGGCGATGGAACTTTGGCTGCCGTTGAAGACGGTCCGAACGTGACATTGGACCTTCGCCCGCTAGTCAACGCACAAGCTGGCACGGTGACCTTCGTAATCACCCAGCCAACCGACAGCAAAGGCACTGCATCGGTCGATTCGACTGGAACACTGAACTACAATCCCGATGCGGATTCCAATGGCCAAGCGACGCTGACCTACACTGCTACCAACGCGATCGGCAGCAGCACCGGCACGATCACGATCAACATCACGGCAACGAACGATGCACCGATCGCTGTCAACGACGTTACCGATGTGGTGAAAAACGGCTCAGTCCAAATCGCTGTGCTCGGCAACGACACCCCGAACCCAGGCGGCGAATCGGACACGATCACCGTTTCGGTTGAGTCGGGCGACGAACCGAGCGACGGCACCGTGACAATCACGAATAACGTTGTCACCTACACGCCTGACGCTGACTTCATTGGCACGGACTCCTTCACCTACACCGTCAGTGACGGTAACGGCGGAACTGACACGGCGACGGTCACCATCACAGTCTTGGACTTCGAAACATCGACCGTGAGCGGCCAGTTGTTCAAGGACTCCGACGGCAGCGGTAGCTTGGACTCGAACGAGATCGCACTGGGCGGCGTCCCTGTTCGTCTCGTTTCCCAAAGCGTGAACGCGGCTGGACTCTTGGTCGACTTGACCGTCTTCACCGACCTCGATGGCAACTACGAATTCACCGACGTCCCCCCCGGCGATTACGAAATCCAGTACGACCTGCACGAAGGCATGGAGATCGGCGGCAATGGTGCATCTGGAGTGATTCCAATCACCGTCGTCGGCGGAGCAGCCGGCTCGGCGGATGCGGTTGTGAGCGAAAACTTCGAAATCACGAACGTGGGTACATTCCGAGCGTCGTCCCGCAGCAACGCGTCGACCAACCCGGGAACTGAGAACCTGCCTGAAGGCGTCACCGCCGACGAGCTATCGTTCTTCCTGTTCGCTTACAACGAAGACACCGGCGAATACACTCAGTCTGGCTTCAATGTCGGTGCTGACTTCGAAGGCGTTGAGTTCATCGAGCTGGCGTTCAACAGTGCCCGCGACGAAGCACTGCTCACCGTTGTCAATGCAGACGGTTCGGTGCAAACGGCTGTCGTCAACAGCAACCAGCTTCAGGTCACCAACAACGGCACACGTGCTCAACTTTACGGCGACTTGGAAGACTTCGCACCGTTCTTCCAGAACCCAACCGACACGAGCGACTTCGCTGCCTACGGGAAGGCCGTCGACGCTTACTTCGGTAGCACTACGACCTAG
- a CDS encoding serine/threonine protein kinase, translating into MSLFDSLRGLLSKGDKDPSKPKKKRVSNAKIDVDTRFARSRTAATGTMSNFFVAYDIERKEDVGVKILDPEKYELFEARFKGLKKPSEGEIAMQMTHPHVVTTYQHGVTTKGERIIVMKYIRGPSLQDVIVRKRGELIEGMHLTLMREMAEALAYVHSQKFIHRDVCPRNFICELPSDGQKVVTGAKLIDFGLTVPATPPFMQPGNRTGTPLYMSPEIVRRRHTDQRVDVFSLGVTFYCLLTFSHPWQGEIVTGRAALQHDTQTPTDLLERRDDVDPKLARVIMKMIEPDADNRLSSIQEFLDQTRNLKTAFVQR; encoded by the coding sequence GTGAGCTTGTTCGACTCCCTCCGGGGATTGCTATCTAAAGGCGACAAAGACCCTTCCAAGCCAAAGAAGAAAAGGGTCTCCAACGCGAAGATCGATGTCGACACTCGATTTGCTCGGTCGCGAACCGCCGCGACCGGCACGATGAGCAACTTCTTTGTCGCCTACGACATTGAACGGAAGGAAGACGTCGGGGTCAAAATCCTAGATCCCGAGAAATACGAACTGTTTGAAGCTCGCTTTAAAGGGCTGAAGAAGCCCTCCGAAGGCGAAATCGCGATGCAGATGACGCATCCGCATGTGGTGACCACTTATCAACACGGGGTCACGACCAAGGGTGAGCGAATTATCGTGATGAAATACATTCGCGGTCCCAGCCTGCAGGACGTGATCGTCCGGAAGCGAGGCGAATTGATCGAGGGCATGCACCTGACGCTGATGCGTGAAATGGCTGAAGCGTTGGCCTACGTGCACTCCCAGAAATTCATTCACCGCGATGTTTGCCCCCGTAACTTCATCTGCGAGTTACCCTCCGACGGCCAGAAAGTGGTCACCGGCGCCAAACTGATCGACTTTGGGCTGACCGTTCCCGCCACTCCGCCGTTCATGCAACCTGGCAACCGGACAGGTACGCCTTTGTACATGTCACCGGAGATTGTTCGGCGTCGTCACACTGACCAACGCGTTGACGTGTTTTCTTTAGGGGTCACCTTTTACTGCTTGCTGACCTTTTCCCATCCATGGCAGGGGGAAATCGTCACGGGCCGGGCCGCCCTGCAGCATGACACTCAAACCCCGACCGATTTGCTGGAACGACGTGATGACGTGGATCCCAAACTGGCCCGCGTGATCATGAAGATGATCGAACCAGACGCCGACAACCGCTTGTCGTCGATCCAAGAGTTCCTGGACCAAACCAGAAACCTGAAGACGGCCTTCGTCCAGCGATAG
- the accD gene encoding acetyl-CoA carboxylase, carboxyltransferase subunit beta → MSDTPTAAKPAAQSAALPEDAKQSARKRGVPEGLWLKCDGCGESLYRKEVQQQLNVCPKCNHHFYVSAWERVAQVLDEGTFEPMNEHLRPTDPLEFKDRRPYAERLIGEQKRTGLSDAVLTGTGMIRARRVAFAVTDSAFIMGSMGSVVGERLTRLIERATEQNLALIIISASGGGARMHEGILSLMQMAKVSAALARYHEAGGLFISVLTNPTMGGVAASFASLGDLVFAEPKALIGFAGPRTIKATIGIELPEGFQTSEFLLEHGYIDRIVPRRSLKTEIASVIDYCGK, encoded by the coding sequence ATGTCGGATACTCCTACGGCAGCTAAACCAGCCGCGCAGTCGGCTGCGTTGCCTGAGGACGCCAAACAGTCTGCACGTAAGCGGGGTGTTCCCGAGGGTTTGTGGCTGAAATGCGATGGCTGTGGCGAATCGCTTTATCGCAAAGAAGTTCAACAGCAACTCAATGTGTGCCCCAAGTGCAATCATCACTTTTATGTGAGTGCTTGGGAACGCGTGGCTCAAGTGCTCGACGAGGGCACGTTCGAGCCCATGAACGAGCACCTTCGTCCAACTGACCCGTTGGAGTTCAAAGATCGTCGTCCCTACGCGGAACGCTTGATCGGCGAACAAAAGCGAACCGGACTGAGCGATGCGGTGCTGACCGGAACCGGCATGATCCGTGCCCGCCGAGTGGCGTTCGCCGTCACCGACAGTGCGTTCATCATGGGTAGCATGGGAAGCGTCGTCGGCGAACGACTGACGCGTTTAATCGAGCGCGCCACTGAACAAAACCTGGCGTTGATCATCATCAGCGCCTCCGGTGGTGGAGCCCGGATGCACGAGGGAATCCTATCGCTGATGCAGATGGCGAAGGTTTCCGCAGCACTGGCGCGATATCACGAAGCTGGTGGACTTTTCATTAGTGTTCTGACCAACCCGACCATGGGCGGCGTCGCAGCCAGTTTTGCTTCACTTGGCGACCTTGTTTTCGCTGAACCGAAAGCACTGATTGGCTTTGCTGGACCGCGAACGATTAAGGCCACCATCGGAATTGAGCTCCCCGAAGGATTCCAAACCAGTGAATTCCTGCTGGAACATGGCTACATCGATCGAATCGTGCCGCGACGGTCATTGAAGACCGAAATCGCAAGCGTCATCGACTACTGCGGAAAGTAA